The Risungbinella massiliensis sequence CTTACTAAATGTCTTGAAAGTACTTTCTTTCTCCACGTTTTACGTCTTTTTCTATTCATTATTAGAAAAAAGTAGTTTGCTCTCTGAAGTTATCAATCACTCTGTTTCTATTTAATAGTCTATGGACCAATTCTAATAAGTTTTAATAAGACCGTAGCACGAAGACCAAATAGTCGTCGTGGATTGGAGAGGCTTGCAGCTTATCAGAGAGAAAAGCCTTTTGATCCGATTCTAATACAACAATACTTTTATAGTCTGGGTGAGGATGAGATAACTAGTTTTAAAAATGTTCCTTATCAGATGATAGATAAAGATAAAGAGAAACATAATATGGTTAGTGAAATGGATAAGGAAAGGATCGAGGTAGCCCTCAGCACTCTGATAACATTAGAAAGAGAAGTATATCTCATGAGCAGAGGACATTGTTTATCATTCAGTGAGATTGCAGGAATGTTAGGAGTTGCTAAAGGAACAGTACAGAAGATGATCGAGAGAGCAGAAAAGAAGATGGCTAAACATAGGAGCAATAGCTTATCCTTTATAGGATAGGCTTATTTTTGATATACTGAAATAAATTTCAGTAAAGGAGTCTTTATTATGTATGAAAAACAGTTAGAAATTATGGAAGATTTGTATAACAAAAGACTCGAATGCCGACCAGGATTATATCTCATGGATACGTATACTTTGGTAGATAATTTTATGGAGATTAGTGATTTTAACAAAACTATTTCAAGAGAATTTATGGATAAAAAATTAAGGGAAGAGCTTATACAAAAGCTCGATAAAAGTATTGAAATTGATGAAAAAGATATTGAAGCATTTGTTAGTGATTTGAAAAATAGATATAAAAAAGGAAAATGGAAGGTTTACAGACCTCTTTATGGATTATATTTAAATGATGATAGTCCAAAAGAATTAGGACCTTTTACTTTTTATAATTATAAATATCATAAAGAACAACTTAATTTTGAAAGAACCAAACCAGACTCTTTTGAACAAGATATGTTAGATTCGATGTTTGATGATGAAGTTGTAGTAGTTAAAATGAAAGTAGTTGCACGCGAGTCAAAAAAGGCTTTCGAATCTGCAGATCAAAAATTAAGACAATTGGCAAATATATTGAGGTTCCAAAATCCTGCTTTTGCTCGTGGACAGTATGGATTTTTTCGAAGAACATCTAATTATGAAGCACTTAGTGGAATATGTATTTCAGAAAGTAATTATTCACATTTAACCCTTAAAGGAGATTCACAGGTAAAAATAGATCTTAATGACCTTATTGAAACTGAGTTTGATAAAATCTGGGAGCTTTCAAATAAGGAAAACTTATATGAGATGGAAGATCGAATTTTAAGAGCTGTAGAATGGATAGGAAAAGGATTAGCAGATTTTAATGACCCAAAAAAATGCCTTCCTCAACTAGCCTTTGCTTTAGAGGCATTATTTTCATCTAAGTCAGAAGCAGTGAGAGGAAGACTAGCTGATTTTAGTGCATTTCTTTTGAAAAACAGTGTTGAAGATCGTATTGAAATATTTAAGTACATAACAGATTTATATGATAATAGGTCAAGTATTGTACATGGGAGAACGAAAGATATGGACGAGCGTTATTTATTTAATGCAGTGTTAGTTATTCGGGATATTATAAAAAAGTTGTTAACGGATGAACAATTGTCTACTTTTAAAAGTTTAACTGAATTAGATAATTGGTTAAAAGAAAAGAAGTTTTCCTGAAAATTTGTCTTACGATTGCCACCTTGGACTGTCAACAGTAAACTAGACAGTTTTTTTAAGGTGTATCAACTTGTACTCCATAGGGGTTAGATAGTCTAAGGTACTGTGAATACGAACATTGTTAAACCAGTTTACGTAGTCAAATAATTCTAACTCTAGTTGTTCCAGGCTTTTAAAACGAGCATTCNTATTTTCTATAACCTAGATAGATAAGAATCCACCCTAAATATTCTAACCCCTCTCTATCTCCATTCTAAAGTACATTTTATAAAGAACTATTCCTTCATTTCGTATTCGTCTAACCAGAAAACCAATAAAATAGATTACCTCTTATTGAAAGGGTTCTACTGCTCAAACGCGAATTCACTACGAAAGGTGGTGGTGATATGTCTGCGTTTCAAATGGATGATATTTGGTACGGGAAAACAGGTACTCCGTATGAAAATATAACCGCAACAATTCAGGCAATCACAACACGTAATATCCAAGTAGTATTTGATGAGATTGTATTAATTGATGGCTTACATATCGGAGGTAGAGTGTTTACTCAAAAAGAGTTCCAGCGTCTGTTTGATCATGGACATCAGTTGAGTCTGTTTGATTAATTTGCTTAACTTAACTAGATTTCTATTAAATGCCTACGATACCACAGATCCAAACTCTGAATGAGGTAG is a genomic window containing:
- a CDS encoding HEPN domain-containing protein, whose protein sequence is MYEKQLEIMEDLYNKRLECRPGLYLMDTYTLVDNFMEISDFNKTISREFMDKKLREELIQKLDKSIEIDEKDIEAFVSDLKNRYKKGKWKVYRPLYGLYLNDDSPKELGPFTFYNYKYHKEQLNFERTKPDSFEQDMLDSMFDDEVVVVKMKVVARESKKAFESADQKLRQLANILRFQNPAFARGQYGFFRRTSNYEALSGICISESNYSHLTLKGDSQVKIDLNDLIETEFDKIWELSNKENLYEMEDRILRAVEWIGKGLADFNDPKKCLPQLAFALEALFSSKSEAVRGRLADFSAFLLKNSVEDRIEIFKYITDLYDNRSSIVHGRTKDMDERYLFNAVLVIRDIIKKLLTDEQLSTFKSLTELDNWLKEKKFS
- a CDS encoding sigma factor-like helix-turn-helix DNA-binding protein: MERLAAYQREKPFDPILIQQYFYSLGEDEITSFKNVPYQMIDKDKEKHNMVSEMDKERIEVALSTLITLEREVYLMSRGHCLSFSEIAGMLGVAKGTVQKMIERAEKKMAKHRSNSLSFIG